The Haloarcula laminariae genomic sequence CGCGTTCGCCCACGTGTTCAACCACATCCTCTACAAGGGGCTGCTGTTCATGACCGCCGGCGTCGTCGTCTACCGTACCGGCGAGGAGAACCTGAAGAAACTGGGCGGGCTGGCCCGACAGATGCCGATTACCGCCGGTGCGTTTACCGTCGCGGCGCTGTCTATCGCCGGCTTCCCCGGCTTCAACGGGTTCGTCTCGAAGGGCATCGTCATCGCGGCGAGCCACTACGACTTCCCTCACGGCCCGATTCACGTCGGCGGGCTGACGACGCTGGAGTGGCTGCTTTACATCGGCGGCGTCGGCACCTTCATGTCGTTCATCAAGTTCGGCTACTACGCCTTCTTCCACGGGGAGTACGACGGGGACGTCGCGGACGCGAACAGCGGTCAGGCCGTCGCGATGGTCGGCATCGCCGCTCTCTGTGTGTTCTACGGCGTCTTCGACGGGGCGCTGTTCGCGCTGCTCCCCTTCGACGTGACCAGCAAGCCCCCCGTCTCGCACGTCTATCACACCTACACGGTCGAGCACATCGTCGAGGGGCTCGTCCTCGCAGTCGCCGGGCTCATCGGCTTCGCGCTCACGAAAAAGCCCCTCTCGAAACTCGGTCGCGTCCCCGACATAGATACCCTCACGAACCCGGCCGTGTTCTACGGGACCCGCGGTCTGGTCGTCGGCGTTACCGAGCTGTACGCTGCCGCCGACCGCCTGGCCGTCGCCGGTGCACACAGTGTGGTCAGCTCGGTTGCAAATCCTGATAGCATCTACGAGGGACTCGTCGAGACCGACAGCTCACACCCGCTTCGGGCGGGTATCGGCGTCAGTGTCCTCGTACTCGCGGTCTTCGTGACAGTGGCTTTACTTCTGCTAGCCTGACCACTAAGGGTGTTCTCACAGCGGATAATTAGTACTGTACCTTTATACGCTCCTGTCCCGAAGCATCGCCCAAGGACACGACTGGGGAACTCTTGGTATCTACACGATACCACTCCAGGCCGTGTCGGACACGACTATGAACATAAAAGAACTACTCCAAGACGACGACGCGGTATCACCGGTCATCGGGGTCATCCTGATGGTCGCTATTACAGTCATCCTCGCTGCAGTGATTGCAACGTTCGTGCTCGGGCTCGGCGACTCGCTGGGTAATCAGGCGCCACAGGCGAGCTTTACCTGCAACTCAAGCAGCGCGCTAATCCACGATGGTGGTGACCAAATAGATACGAGCAAAGTCTATGCAGGAGGAACGGGTCCACTTAACGATGGCACTAAATCAGCTGGTGATGTTATCGTCCCGAATTTCACTGAGGCAAATAGCACTGTCCCGCTTACCTGGGAAGACCAGGGTAGTTCGGCGACGCTCCGCTCGGAGGGCTGCTGATTACGAACGATGAACGTCAAAGAACTACTACGAGACGATGACGCGGTATCGCCGGTTATCGGAGTAATCCTGATGGTTGCTATTACAGTCATCCTGGCGGCCGTCATCGCGACGTTCGTGCTCGGGCTGGGCGACTCGCTGAGCAATCAGGCGCCGCAGGCTAGTTTCACCTGTGAAGGGGACGACCTAGTTCACGATGGTGGAGACGAACTTCAGGGCGATACGCTCTACCTTGCTAACGAATCCAGTTCGCTTGGAGGCGGTCCGTACTCTGCCGGTGACACAATTTTCGGCAACTTCACCGACGCTGCCGATACCGTTCCACTAACCTGGGAAGACCAGGGGAGTTCCGCCACGCTTCGCTCCGAGTCCTGCTGACTGACCGCAGGAATCGGCTGTTTCATCCAGTGTCGAATCCGCCTAACTGAACACGGTCGCTCCGTTTGAGGCGGTAGCACCTTACTTTTCCATCAGTTCCTAAGAATCATATAGCGGCAGGACGAAGTTACAACCAATTACGCAGTGAACAAAACCGGTAGCGGCTCGCTGACGACATTGCCGAGTTGGCTCGCGGCGGTAGAACAGATGAGACAGCTGCCGAGGACCCCCGCCTGGGACGGCCCAGCGATAGGAATCGACCCGACGACCTGATGTGTCGACCCGTGGTTGTTGACACGCTCACACGCGGGACCTCGACGGCGGTGGCCTGAGACCGGACGGACATCTCACCCTATGCAACGCACACGATACATGGACGACGAGGCGGTATCGCCGGTGATCGGAGTCATCTTGATGGTCGCCATCACGGTCATCCTGGCGGCCGTCATCGCGACGTTCGTGCTCGGGCTGGGCGACTCGCTGAACAGCCAGGCGCCACAGGTGAGTTTCGACTACCAGTACGACGAAACGAGCGGCGAACTCACCATCACACACGGCGGCGGCGACCCGATAGACGAGGCCAAGGTCGGGGTGCGCGGCGGCAACACGGACAACTCGCCCGGCGTCGACTGGGACGGCAGCGGGACCGTCGGCGACAGTGATATCACCGCCGGCGATTCCTACGAGTACGCCGCCGGGTCGGACGATACGGTCCGCATCATCTGGCGGGCCGGTCCCGGCGGCGCCACGGCGACGCTCGGGGTCTGGGAGGGGACGTAACCGATGGCAGCACTGACCATCAACATTATTAGCCCAAGTCTCTCACTGAGGCGTAGGATGGCATTGCCCCCGGGGTCAGGGTGAATCCGGCAATGAGTCAACAGATTCGTCGGGCGGACGCGGACGAGCCACTCTCGAACGAGGAGATATTCGACGTTCTCCACAACGAGCGTCGGCGCTACGTTCTCCAGTATCTCCGCGAACACGGCGGACCGGTCTCGCTCGGTGACCTCGCTGACCACGTTGCCGCCGCCGAGTACGACTGCGAGTGCGAGGAGGTCACCAGCGCCCAGCGCAAGCGCGTCTACACCACGCTCCAGCAGTCCCACCTCCCACAGATGCACGAGGCGGGTATCGTCGACTACGACAGCGACGAGGGGGTCATCGCGACCACCGACCACACGGAGGAGCTGACGGTCTATCTGGAGATCGTCCCGGAGGGGGAGTTCCCCTGGCGCGAGTACTACCTCTCTATCGGCGCCATCAGCCTCGCCATCGTGACGGTGCTGTGGGTCGGCGTCTACCCCTTCACGCTCATCCCGCCGCTCGTGTGGGGGACGCTGTTTGCCATCGTGCTCACGCTGTCGGCGCTGTATCATACCCTCGTGGCTCGGGAGATGACGCTGACGGAGTTCGTTGAGGACGAGGGACGCTGAGATTCCCTGGCCTCGGTTCAGGGGCTGTCGGACGCTCCTCCGCCTTTCTCAATAATGAGACTCACCGGCTGTGCTCGCGGCTAGCTCCGCTCGGCCCTCGGAATAGAATTCAGGCCGTACAGGGCGCTCTTGATGGCGTTCAAGGCGGTGCTGAACGCATGAAAGGTGGGGTGGGTATAAGTTTTGACCTCGCATGAGTCGTAAATAGCACACCCACGGGGACCACCT encodes the following:
- a CDS encoding DUF7344 domain-containing protein, with translation MSQQIRRADADEPLSNEEIFDVLHNERRRYVLQYLREHGGPVSLGDLADHVAAAEYDCECEEVTSAQRKRVYTTLQQSHLPQMHEAGIVDYDSDEGVIATTDHTEELTVYLEIVPEGEFPWREYYLSIGAISLAIVTVLWVGVYPFTLIPPLVWGTLFAIVLTLSALYHTLVAREMTLTEFVEDEGR
- a CDS encoding type IV pilin N-terminal domain-containing protein produces the protein MNVKELLRDDDAVSPVIGVILMVAITVILAAVIATFVLGLGDSLSNQAPQASFTCEGDDLVHDGGDELQGDTLYLANESSSLGGGPYSAGDTIFGNFTDAADTVPLTWEDQGSSATLRSESC
- a CDS encoding type IV pilin N-terminal domain-containing protein, yielding MNIKELLQDDDAVSPVIGVILMVAITVILAAVIATFVLGLGDSLGNQAPQASFTCNSSSALIHDGGDQIDTSKVYAGGTGPLNDGTKSAGDVIVPNFTEANSTVPLTWEDQGSSATLRSEGC
- a CDS encoding type IV pilin N-terminal domain-containing protein, with translation MQRTRYMDDEAVSPVIGVILMVAITVILAAVIATFVLGLGDSLNSQAPQVSFDYQYDETSGELTITHGGGDPIDEAKVGVRGGNTDNSPGVDWDGSGTVGDSDITAGDSYEYAAGSDDTVRIIWRAGPGGATATLGVWEGT